The following coding sequences are from one Terriglobales bacterium window:
- a CDS encoding sugar transferase, with translation MNSPRESQISSAQRVYDSPVAVTRGRPVAIRLAVKRATDMFFAGFALILLSPLLAVIAAIVRLDTHGDVLDRSTRVGLKGRHFIFYKFRTMVGEAKTKEQDLQYSPFFNVAAAPRLTRSGKWLRRFSLDELPQLWSVFLGDMSLVGPRPPDTDEIRYYRPQDMRTLDMPPGVTGLWQIKARLNPSFDLKMALDLEYINNWNLGLDCKILLKTIQVVFKGNGQ, from the coding sequence ATGAATTCCCCGCGCGAATCGCAGATTTCATCAGCACAGCGAGTCTACGATTCTCCTGTCGCAGTCACACGCGGTAGGCCGGTTGCGATCAGGCTCGCGGTAAAGCGCGCTACCGATATGTTCTTTGCCGGCTTTGCACTGATTCTTTTGAGCCCTCTATTGGCGGTTATTGCCGCGATTGTCCGGTTAGATACGCATGGCGACGTGTTAGACCGATCCACTCGTGTTGGCCTGAAGGGCCGGCATTTCATTTTTTATAAGTTTCGCACGATGGTTGGCGAAGCCAAAACCAAAGAACAGGATCTGCAATATTCTCCCTTCTTTAATGTTGCAGCCGCTCCCCGCCTTACCAGATCTGGCAAGTGGCTGCGCCGTTTCAGCCTGGATGAACTTCCGCAGCTGTGGAGTGTCTTCCTTGGTGATATGAGTCTGGTGGGGCCTCGTCCACCGGATACGGACGAGATTCGTTATTACCGCCCCCAGGACATGCGCACTCTGGACATGCCGCCGGGAGTGACAGGTCTGTGGCAAATCAAAGCACGTCTTAACCCCTCATTCGACCTCAAGATGGCGCTCGATCTTGAATACATAAATAACTGGAACCTGGGACTGGATTGCAAAATCCTGCTCAAGACAATCCAGGTGGTTTTCAAAGGCAACGGCCAGTAG